In Candidatus Promineifilum breve, one genomic interval encodes:
- a CDS encoding type II toxin-antitoxin system Phd/YefM family antitoxin translates to MQITNISEAKASLSKLIEKALHGEEVIIGKAGKPVVKIVPFEIDTSPRQLGVGNWRGKLWIADDFDELPDDLLRQFTGEELEDESVA, encoded by the coding sequence ATGCAAATTACCAATATCTCTGAGGCCAAGGCCAGTCTTTCCAAACTCATCGAAAAAGCGTTGCATGGCGAAGAAGTCATTATCGGCAAGGCGGGGAAACCGGTGGTCAAGATTGTCCCGTTCGAGATCGACACCAGCCCACGCCAGTTGGGGGTCGGCAACTGGCGTGGAAAGCTATGGATAGCGGATGATTTTGATGAACTGCCGGACGACCTATTGCGGCAGTTTACCGGCGAGGAGCTTGAAGATGAATCTGTTGCTTGA
- a CDS encoding type II toxin-antitoxin system VapC family toxin translates to MNLLLDTHVFLWAVENNPNLSPAARAAIQDGGNVVYVSAATAWEIAIKRAIGKLKTPEGDYLEELNLHRFTPLNITTEHALAVEALPPHHKDPFDRMLIAQAQEEHLTIITRDQRLSLYDTKIIET, encoded by the coding sequence ATGAATCTGTTGCTTGATACTCACGTCTTCCTGTGGGCTGTTGAAAACAACCCTAACCTGTCACCGGCGGCCAGAGCGGCCATCCAGGACGGCGGCAATGTGGTTTACGTCAGCGCGGCTACGGCCTGGGAGATCGCCATCAAGCGGGCCATCGGCAAACTCAAAACGCCGGAGGGCGATTACCTGGAAGAGCTTAACCTGCACCGCTTTACGCCGCTCAATATCACGACTGAGCACGCGCTGGCGGTCGAAGCGCTGCCGCCCCACCACAAAGACCCCTTTGACCGTATGCTCATCGCCCAGGCGCAAGAGGAACATCTGACCATCATCACCCGCGACCAACGGTTGAGTCTGTACGACACAAAAATTATCGAGACGTAG
- a CDS encoding aminoglycoside adenylyltransferase domain-containing protein gives MQSTSYSKINVLLDELLHSMKAILNEELIGFYLDGSLALGDFDPATSDVDFIAAVARPLAPATFDALAAMHRQMRDSGRPFATELEGSYIHLSALRRHDPADAVFPNLERGPDEVLKYKEHHSDWVIHRYTVREYGLTLFGPPPVTLIDPVSADDVRAATAGVLRSWWGTPEAEAYIRDAPPLALALYVVPTMCRALYALEHGRVISKPAACRWALATLDARRYVLIEQSLARQLDESLTSEMIAFVQYVTTAA, from the coding sequence TTGCAGTCCACTTCCTACTCGAAGATCAACGTCTTGCTGGACGAGCTTCTCCACAGCATGAAGGCCATCCTTAACGAGGAGTTGATCGGCTTCTACCTTGACGGCTCATTAGCCCTGGGCGACTTCGACCCGGCCACGAGCGACGTGGATTTCATCGCCGCCGTGGCCCGGCCGCTTGCTCCGGCGACCTTCGACGCACTGGCGGCCATGCACCGGCAAATGCGCGATAGCGGCCGGCCCTTCGCCACGGAGTTGGAGGGCAGCTACATCCACCTCTCGGCCCTGCGCCGCCACGACCCGGCCGACGCCGTCTTCCCCAACCTGGAGCGCGGGCCGGACGAGGTACTGAAGTATAAGGAGCACCACAGCGATTGGGTCATCCACCGCTATACCGTGCGCGAGTATGGCCTCACCCTGTTCGGCCCGCCGCCGGTAACGCTCATCGACCCCGTCTCGGCCGATGACGTGCGCGCGGCCACGGCCGGAGTGCTGCGCTCGTGGTGGGGCACGCCGGAGGCCGAGGCTTACATCCGCGACGCGCCGCCCCTGGCCCTGGCGCTCTACGTCGTCCCGACGATGTGCCGGGCGCTCTACGCGCTGGAACATGGCCGGGTGATCAGCAAGCCGGCGGCCTGCCGTTGGGCGCTGGCGACGCTCGACGCGCGCCGGTACGTGCTCATCGAGCAGTCGCTGGCCCGGCAACTAGACGAGTCGCTCACGTCGGAGATGATCGCTTTTGTGCAGTATGTGACCACCGCGGCCTGA
- a CDS encoding TolB-like translocation protein — MPAPLTAEQALDVALEFDRSIVSRMPIAPAELAAKATVALYDGREQADAALGLATGYTGEIEADAGQVWLISLPGPVWGVAGPGQSPWAVHDGITYQFSARTGQFLALHTGSSLPGLVVLFARGDDLYRTDVEGRVVEQLTTGGRLGWGMTTNDADWWLEAMTQPPRVSPDGFHVAFAPTNATVVVAAVQRPLLSVPMKLSGTGVLAWSPDSRRLASAVNDNGTERAQLAVFDLYTQTTTLLLNEASPDIRNLAWSPDGSQLAFGCCFAADYDATGEYLGTETGELRIVHLDTRLVESAGPLWSSIGGGTQGFCWTEDNRIAALADEDALGLSSHCSELPDGSTAPNGQHRFLVTAPPQPDAAAEIIYTLIVEDVSAGELWRRDLEPGLWPRAWSPDGAYILLDDNDNHSPIRRIRADGTEALELLIEDAYLLAVVPAWQ, encoded by the coding sequence TTGCCCGCGCCGCTGACGGCCGAGCAGGCGCTTGACGTGGCCCTGGAATTTGATCGCTCCATCGTCAGCCGTATGCCCATCGCGCCGGCAGAATTGGCGGCCAAGGCAACGGTCGCGCTCTACGATGGCCGCGAACAGGCCGACGCTGCGCTTGGTTTGGCAACGGGCTACACGGGGGAGATCGAAGCCGACGCGGGACAGGTCTGGCTGATCTCGCTGCCCGGGCCGGTGTGGGGTGTAGCCGGGCCGGGTCAGTCACCGTGGGCAGTACACGACGGCATTACCTATCAGTTCTCGGCGCGTACTGGGCAATTCCTGGCGTTGCACACCGGGTCGTCGCTGCCGGGGCTGGTTGTTCTCTTCGCGCGGGGCGACGACCTGTACCGCACGGATGTAGAAGGCAGGGTCGTCGAACAGTTGACCACGGGGGGCCGGCTGGGCTGGGGCATGACAACGAATGACGCTGATTGGTGGCTGGAGGCCATGACGCAACCGCCACGCGTTTCTCCTGACGGCTTCCACGTCGCCTTCGCGCCGACTAACGCAACGGTTGTCGTGGCTGCCGTGCAACGCCCCCTCCTGTCTGTCCCAATGAAGTTATCAGGCACAGGCGTGTTGGCCTGGTCGCCTGACTCGCGCCGGTTGGCCTCCGCTGTTAACGATAACGGCACAGAGCGGGCACAACTGGCCGTCTTTGACCTCTACACCCAGACGACCACGCTTCTACTGAATGAGGCCTCGCCGGACATTCGCAACCTGGCATGGTCGCCTGACGGCTCCCAACTTGCCTTCGGCTGTTGCTTCGCGGCGGATTATGACGCGACGGGCGAGTATTTGGGGACAGAAACTGGGGAGTTGCGCATCGTTCATCTTGATACGCGCTTGGTCGAGTCGGCCGGGCCGCTCTGGTCGTCCATCGGTGGGGGAACTCAGGGATTTTGCTGGACGGAGGATAACCGCATCGCCGCCCTTGCGGATGAAGACGCGCTTGGGCTATCGTCCCACTGCTCAGAATTGCCGGACGGCAGTACCGCGCCCAACGGGCAACACCGCTTCTTGGTGACTGCCCCGCCACAGCCGGACGCGGCGGCCGAGATTATCTATACATTGATTGTCGAGGACGTGTCGGCGGGAGAATTGTGGCGTCGCGACCTCGAACCGGGACTTTGGCCGCGCGCCTGGTCACCGGACGGCGCATACATCTTGCTGGACGATAATGACAACCACTCGCCTATCCGGCGCATCCGGGCCGACGGGACAGAAGCACTGGAATTGCTGATCGAGGATGCCTACCTGTTGGCCGTCGTCCCGGCGTGGCAATAG